DNA from Mustela nigripes isolate SB6536 chromosome 14, MUSNIG.SB6536, whole genome shotgun sequence:
TACAGGTTCATTGTTTTAGTTAAGCATAGAGAACAATTTGTCTGATCTAatagggatttgaacccaagtcttctgatttttaaatagctCAGCATATTGACTCCTGGCTAAAAGCTTATAAGATATAAAAGGTTagaccttggggtgcctgggtagcttagtcggttaagtatctgccttcagctgaagtcatcatctcagggtcctgggatcaagcccagcttcaggctctctgctcagcccgaagcctgcttcccccctctccctctgcctgcctctctgcctacttgtgctctctctctctatcaaataaataaatcttaaaaaaaaaaaggttgggccttttcttctttgttgatggacatcttaaattttatagtaagtcagtagcagttttattcataagtCAGAGTTATCCTTACTGTTCCTTGGAAGCTTTAGCTTGGGGTTCCAATactaatttattttgtcttttacccAGATGAAATTGATGTGATTAAAGATGAAGCATCTATAAAGGGTGTAGGTAATGGGGCTTTTctggttttccagttttctggGTCATTTTATGTAGCAGATCTTCCTAACAGCTAGATGACATTTCCATTGCCTCCTATTTCGGGAAGAAGAATGAAAACCATCTGTTCCCCATTTTTTGCCACCCTGACTCACTATGGGGAAGGAAGTTTTGCTGCTCTGCTTACTGGTAACAGAAGTATGTGGTCTGTGGCCTCTGTACGACTAAGGCTATTATCATAACCTTTCCTCTGAGCCCAGCTATATTCTGAAATTCTCAGGGCCCTTGATTATTTGCCTTAAACAATGATAATTAGAGCTTCACCTTGTTGCCCTTAATCCCATGTGTTGCTGCCTCATTAGTCCTTAAACATACACTGGAACCTGGGATCGTCCTGCTCAGGTGTTATTGCAGATCCATCCCATTAGgctcctctttttaattttctttaatatggCTAATCATTATTCCCTTTGAATTTGTTAGAATTAGATTATAGGTCTGTATCAGTAGTCTTTGTATATGAAGGGCAATATTTTCCAGTATAAATGGGGGTAgcttggggggtagggggaaCGACACAACAGTCTGTCTTCCTGAGTGTTCATGTGTCTCCAGTGTGATCATCAATGAAGGTTATGGGGATGACAAACCCTTAAAAACTGATTTAACCTTTCAGAGTAGATTTTCTATAGATAGGTTCTTTTAGTCATTTTGTAAACATGTTCTTAAAATCTTTCCTAAATTTAAATGGATAAAAGTAATAATACTTACGAGATTGAACTACACAATTATCTTACACATCTGCACTGATGTGTAAGATATTTGGTAAGTAAAACTCACTTTAGTAAGTAAATGCTAACAAATTCCTATTGAGTTGCAGCAGAAATCAAAATGAGGTAGGGATGCAGAATCATTATTTCAACATTGTGTTTTCTTATCCTTAACTGCCTTATCTTTATAGATCAACTCTTTAcctttctctgaaataataaGTAGAGGAGTAAAGCACCACAGATATACTCCAGAAGTTCTTACCCTTTTAGCTCTACGGGAAGAATTATTAATTAAGCCCTAGACTCTCCAGTGAGTCTTATGTATCTCTTATGCCCTTTCTCTTTCAGCCATGGTATCAGATGAGACGCTTTTATCCTGGTGATGTTAAGTGTATCAAGAACAGATATATTTCCTGGAGAACTGACTAAGAAAAGGGACTAGAACAAGAATGGAGTATGCATAAGGGCTCTATGAgtatggaagaaaaggaagggatatTTAAAATCCCTATCCAAAAGGATTTAGTATCACAGAGCAAGAGGCAGGAGCTCATTGTCAGGTTTAGTTGGACTCAAACCCCAATTGTTTCAGTGTGCTTGATAGAAATTATGGGccctagtgtgtgtgtgtgtacacttctgattgtggttttgtttattcttttgacagCATCAGGAATCAAGAGATCCGTGCCGTCTGAGGTGAGTTTGATACTGATACATATTTCTGAAACTTTAATTCTGGAATAGAAGGATACCTGTTTATGacatctttattttctccctACTTGAATCTTGGAAGCTAGATAGGATTTTTACATCTCTTTGGTAAACTAGAGATTAAACAGCTACTTTCGTTGTAGTTTATTATAGATAGTAATAATAGCTCGCATtgattgagcatttttttttaatgtatcaaagGTAGTGTACCGAAGagttaaataatttatctaagcatcctttattcttatttaatctGGTAAACACTCCTGTGAGCTAAGTACCATTGCTATCCATGTTTTATAGATAAATAGAGTGAGGATTAGAGGTTCTACaattggcccaaggtcacacaattaaTAAGTCTGGGATTAAAACCCCCATAGTTCATCACTAAAGCCTACTCTTTGGTTTTGCTGTTACTGCTTCCTGGTTGCATAGCTTCAGTGAATTTGAAGAACTTCTTACATCTCTTTGGTAAACTAGAGATTAAACAGCTACTTTCGTTGTAGTTTATTATAGATAGTAATAATAGCTCGCATtgattgagcattttttttttaatgtatcaaagGTAGTGTACCGAAGagttaaataatttatctaagcatcctttattcttatttaatctGGTAAACACTCCTGTGAGCTAAGTACCATTGCTATCCATGTTTTATAGATAAATAGAGTGAGGATTAGAGGTTCTACaattggcccaaggtcacacaattaaTAAGTCTGGGATTAAAACCCCCATAGTTCGTCACTAAAGCCTACTCTTTGGTTTTGCTGTTACTGCTTCCTGGTTGCATAGCTTCAGTGAatttgaagaacttcttttaaccaTACAGATGCTGTTAATTTCCTGAGTTTCTCTTTTCTGTGCAGAATATCTTCCATTTACTTAACTTTCTTCCTATTCAGTATTCCCCAAACCtcttatttcttccctctctcctgggtTTTGTGACTGGATTTCAGAGTGCAGACCCCCTTTGGCCTGAGATTTTAGGTTTTTCTCTTAGAACCTCTTCCAAGATCTTTGAAATGATATACTGAGGGTTTTCTGATAGTAAGGGCCTTAGAAAGAAGAGTAGACTTGAATATcaggccctaagatcatgacacCCTATTTACACTGGCTTTTTTGCCTCTGGCTTATTAACTTAATGAGTACTAACATCACGAAGAATACCTTTGCGTCTTTTGTGTTTCATCTTGATGTGGGAAATAGCCTTCTAAATTCTGCTGTACTGGTATTACTCCTTCCTTATTTTAGGGTCTATCCTGTGGGTGGAAAACAAAGCCATATCCTGTTCCCAGGAGTCTCTTCAAGGCACTGAGGGCTCCTATCTCAGAGGAGTTATCTTATTGCCTCAGCTTTTTAATTCCTAAGCTTGCAGTACTTGCATTTGTGAGTGGCTAGATCATTTTTACTGGTGAATGCACTTTGAGCAGGTAGTTTCATGTCAGGTTGAAAGTTACAGGGGTAGAGGTTTCTGAAAGAAAGCTGGTGAAAAAAGATGGAGGTCTGTGGAACTACGTTTAACCTGCCTTTTGTGAACTAaggtttgttctttttcctggAGCAGCTGTTTCATAGTTCTCTTGTCTCTACTTTTCCTTAATGTCACTCATTTTTTTATgtctccccccttttttttctctaggATCAAAAGTGAAATATGTGTCCCTTGGAATTTTCTGTGTCCTTTTAGCCAGTTAATTCATTTGGAAACAATACTAAAACTGTGTGGGTCTTGTGaagattttacaaaatatttgtaaCGTAGAATGGGTGGGTTGAGTGTTCAGTTTGTTTTAATGTATCACAGTAGCTATATGGTGTTATTAAATGGGGATCATATGCtaattttgattcttctttttccagGTTCCTTATGCCTCTGGCATGCCCATCAAGAAAATAGGCCACCGAGGTGTTGATTCCTCAGGAGAGACGACGTATAAAAAGGTGTGTCTGGGTGGAACACTCATTTTAGTCCAGGAAGGGATAGTTCTGTCCCGTTGGTTTTATTCTCCACATTTTGTCTCATTTCTTGATGTCCTAAGCCTTTGCACAAGAGCTATCATACAACTTGGACTTTAGAGTTTGCTTTCAGTTCTGGACCACTTTGGGAGGTGCTCAGGCTTCCCAAGGACAGTGTTCAACCTTTCCCTTGAGTGTTTATACCTTGTTTGATACAGTGTATGTAGATATCTTGGAGTTCCTGGAGTTCTGGCCCATGTAAATTTTTCTTGTGGGTGTTCTCTGTCTTTATTGCATTGTCAGGTACCTGACCAGCTCTGGGAATGGGCTTGAGGCCCTTGTCAATCCAGCAGTTACTTATTGAGCTCTACTTATGTGCTGAACATTGAGACAAAAAGATGAGTTTCTAGGCTAATTCAAAatctagttatatatatatatgtatgtgtatgtgtgtgtgtatatgtataaaatttggGGGGCAGAGGGTAATCTCTAacaggacacctggctggcttagtcagtagagcatgcagttcttgatctcaaggtcatgaatttgagccccacattgggcatggagcctacttaaagtaaattaatttctgaccctaacatggggctcaaactcatgaccctgagatccaagagtcacatgctttttactgactgagccaggcaggtaccACTCTAGTTAACATTTTAGTGCCTAATGAAGACTAAGTAGAAATACAAGTAATTTAATACTTGGTAAGAGTCGGGGATAAGGGAAATCATTTAGAACAAAactgtccagtagaactttctacGGTGATTGAAATGTGCTATAATCTGTGTCCTCCAGTAGTAGCCACTAGTCATACTTGAATGTGGCTGGTAAGACTGAAAAGGcagattttcagtttttattttaatgaacttAAGTAGCTGTCTCTGGCCAGTGGTAAGTGTTTGGATCTAGATGATTTGATATTTTCCCATGGGATTGTAAGAGTGAGGTTCTTGAATTCATTGCTTTTGACTATAGTGCGATCATTTTAAATCTAAACACTTCTTTCAGAAATAATTAGAGTCTTTCAGGCTTTCTCTTCAATTAGGAACTTTTTTTTGCCAGCCTGTCATCCTTGGGACATGAGTCAGGCTCTGCCTTAAAGGACTGAAGCTTCTGTAGCCAGGTAGTCCATCGGAATATCAGTCCGTATTTTAGTTACAGTCTATATTTCATGAATAAAATGTTTGGAGAGCCCCAGACATTCTGCACACAGGAATCTTTGAAgtgagatttaaaatttttctctcagTACAACATATCTTCCAAATGTTGATGTGGCTTGTGGCTTCCAGCTATAAATTTGGAGAAGTAGGAACACCTTGCCTAGCTCAGGCTGACTCAGTCCTGCCTTTGCTACTGTGTATTTTCATATCCTTGCAACCTTTAGCAGGCTTAACTGCCATGTAAAGCAAGAGGATGGAGGAATTGGACTGCCACCGCTTAGTCTGAAGTACCAGAAGTGCTATTTGCTTTTGAGTGCTTCTTCTGGCTCTTCTCTCCTGAGTTTTTATTGTTCTGATCAGATTTAATACTAGAAACTTccctattttctcttctgtttctcagaCAACCTCATCTGCCTTGAAAGGTGCCATCCAGTTAGGCATTACTCACACTGTGGGAAGCCTGAGTACCAAACCAGAGCGTGATGTCCTCATGCAAGACTTCTATGTTGTGGAGAGTATCTTCTTCCCCAGGTACAAAGTTTAATGTTCAGGGGAATGTCCTGGGAAGTGTGGCTTTTTCATATCAACCTCAGGCCAGTTTTGGGGGTTCAGGTCTAATTTAGGCATGTGCCCAATGTCCAGTCCTTaacttgatcttggggtgatAAAGGAATAGGAATAGAGATTTTAGAGAGCAGATGGTGTCCTTTGAATGCTTCCATAAGCCTCCGGCCTGTGGTGTGAGCCCTAAAAAGCAATTCAGTGCACTGGGTACGGGCAGTCTGACTCCCTGTGCCATGTCTTAATCCCCATGTTGTGGCTTTGTCCCACTAAGTAACGACTCATCTAAtccctctctttctatcaaaAGGGGTATATTGGCCTGCTTCTGGGTTACTTTGAGTGTCTGCCCAGGGTGGACTTCCCGGGTGACAGGGACTGGTAAattacagctttttcttttttaaccctaCAGTGAAGGGAGCAACTTGACCCCTGCTCATCACTACAATGACTTTCGGTTCAAGACCTATGCACCTGTTGCCTTCCGTTACTTTCGGGAGTTATTTGGTATCCGGCCTGATGATTACTTGGTAAGCCCTCGTTCCCAGGACTCTATGACTCCAGTATCAGAGGCCTCCTCCTAAAGGAAGACCCTTTCTCCAGTCTTGCTCTAATATACCTTTAGAACAGAATTGCATCTGTACTTAATTTCTGGTCGGACAGGCCCTGGTATTTCTGAACTTACTTTCTTCTTCCTGGGCCCCAGTACTCTCTTTGCAGTGAGCCGCTGATTGAACTCTGCAACTCTGGAGCTAGTGGTTCCCTCTTCTATGTGTCCAGCGATGATGAATTCATTATTAAAACGGTTCAGCATAAAGAAGCGGAGTTTCTGCAGAAGCTGCTTCCAGGATACTACATGGTGAGGGAAGAGGAGCACTGGCCACCTCTGCTGCCCATTCCACTCCTAGACAAGGCTGGGGGGCTCTCttgggacacctgcgtggctcagtcagttaagcatctgccttatgctcgggtcatggtccaaaggtcctgggatcaagccctgtgtaaggttttctgctcagcgaggagcctgcttctccctctccctgccccctgcttgtgctctctctcaaataagtaaataaaatctttaaaaaaggcttGGAGACTCTCTTAATAAGGGCAACACAAAGTCAGCATTTCTGTCTTAAAAGATGTAGTTTGTTTTGGGGCTTTTTGCCCCATCTCTTTTGCCTCTCTGGGGCTAAAGggttttttatgtcttttttttttttttttttttttaagattttttttatttatttatttatttatttataaaagattttatttatttgagggagataacgagagagaaagagcacacaagtaggagcagtggcagaaggagagggagaagcacactccctgaagagccccacgtagggctccatcctaggaccctgggatcatgacctgagctgaaggcaggcacttaaatgactgagccactcggggaCCCCATCTGTcttattttaagtgttatttGACTTAGACCATCCTACCCAGAGTTGAAATTCAgtgataattttgttttctgttcttaatCCACCTGCTACACTAGGGAATGAAGTTACTTCTACTCCATCTTAACTCTGAGTGACTGCTCTCAGAGCTTCTGGAGAAGTTAGTTTTGCTTTGCATCACAGCCACAAGAATATACTATACCAAGGGCTTAGAGTTAAGACTTTTTCAACATGATCTTTTCTTAAGCCTCTCTAAAAGAATACCCATCATATATTAAGTATCCTGACTGATTACTGTATTGGACAGTCTGTGGCTccattagttaagcatctgccttcgacttaaGTCATAATCTTTTCATCCTTGGTGGCGATCCAATCACTGAGGTAGTTGAATTAGGAAATTGTAAACAAATTTGATGTGGGCTTATGGACAGATAGATTGTACCTGAATCCCATATAGCAGACAAAGGAAAGAGAGTGGCAACTTTTACCCTTGAGTTTCACTGAAAATCGTCTGACTTGTTCTCctgcttctttttacttttgtgctCTCAGAACCTCAACCAGAATCCTCGCACTTTGCTGCCTAAATTCTATGGACTGTACTGTGTGCAGGCAGGTGGTAAGAACATTCGAATTGTGGTGATGAACAATCTCTTACCACGGTCGGTCAAGATGCACATGAAATATGACCTCAAGGGCTCAACCTACAAACGGCGGGCTTCCCAAAAAGAGCGAGAGAAGCCTCTCCCCACCTTTAAAGACCTGGACTTCTTACAAGATATTCCAGATGGTCTTTTTTTGGATGCTGACATGTACAGTGCTCTGTGTAAGACCCTACAGCGTGACTGTTTGGTGAGTTTATTATATTTCCTTCCCTGTCAAATACCAGAAATCTCAGCCACTAAAACAGCTTATTGTTCTTAAGGTTCAAATCAGTGCAAGATGGGACTCAGTTCCTTAGCTCCATATGTCCCAGacttcatttaaaataacttttgcaTTAAGTTATTGCTGAGCCTTTACATTTTTGTGTTCTGTTATCCTCCCCGACCTGGCTTCATTTTCTTTACCTCTCCTAGGCCTCATAATCCTACAGTCTCCTTATTTTCATACCAGTACCATCATTCCTCAGATCTTGGTCCTGCCTGCCAGATTCAGATTTATGTCTTGGAACCTGAGTGCTGCTGAAGGAAATCACACACCTGTGTCTATTCCACCAGCATCTCTACAGGTTGATGCTATCTGGCCTATTGTTCACCACTCCACCTCCTGTTCCTCTCAGCACAGATGTCACATGATTGCAGCCTACAAACCATTTTCTGACTGCTATCCCCCAGCCTTGTTTCTAAGCAGACTACCCCTCTATTGTATTACATACTATCCATTTGTCCTGCCCCCATCTCCAGTTTATAAACATGTCTACGCTTACCCATCTTTAATCTCCTTTCTGCCCAATGTGATGGCTTCTTACAGGTCACTTTTTCAGAACTGTTTCTTTAGGGTTCTGTTTCATGTcttgcttcctttcccttccctggctTCAGCCTCTATCAGCTGTTTTCTTTCTGGATGTAAGCCAACTTTTATCTCTTCCATCTTAAGGTtaggaggatttttttctttcttctactactttttttttttttttaaagatttttatttatttgtcagagagatcacaagtaggcagagaggcaggtggaggggggaagcaggttccctgctgagcagagagcctgatgtggggctcaatcccaggatcatgacctgagctgaatgcagaggcttaacccactgagccaccaggtgccctgagaacagAAACTCTTGAGTATCTTTGTATCCCTGTGAACAGGCACAATGCCTGCATGTGGTAGGGCTTCAGGAAATACTGACCTGACTCAAAGCTGGTCATATAAAGTCCTGCAACAGATTCACTCCATCATGAAATGTACTTTGACCAGACTGtccttgtggatttttttttttttaaagattttatttatttatttgacagagatcacaagtaggcagaaaggcaggcagagaaggggaagcaggctccccgctgagcagagagcccgatgcggggctcgatcccaggaccctgggatcatgacctgagccgaaggtagaggcttctaacccactgagctacccaggcgtccctacttgtggattcttttttttttttttttaaagattttatttatttatttgacagagagaaaccacaagtagtcggagaggcaggcagagagagagagagggaagcaggctccctgctgagcagagagcccgatgcgggactcgatcccaggaccctgagatcatgacctgagccgaaggcagcggcttaacccactgagccacccaggcgccccctacttgTGGATTCTTAACAGCACAAATATGTATTCCACATTCTCTTGAATACAGGGCTCTTTTCACAAAGAGATACAAGGAAGGAACAAGCAAAGAGGGTGTTGTGGGCTAGGCAGTGGCCTAATATATATTTACTCAAATAGAAGAAAGCTGAGGGGATAGAAATAATGAGTGACTAGAGGAGGTTAATCTGTTCTTCCCCAGGGAGTAGGAGGAGCAAAGGATAAGCCTATAGTTAACCCTGAAAGTCAAGAATAATtgaatcttggggcacctggctggctcagttgggggaACGCGCACCTCTTGatcttgtggttttgagtttgagccccatgttgggtgttgaaattacttgaaaataaaatctttaggggcccttgggtggcacagtcagttgagtatccagctcttggttttggctctgcccctctccctccccctccctgtgtgcctctctctcactctgtctctctgtatctctgaaatcttgaaaaaaaataatatcttaaaaagaaaaaaaatgagggcacctgggtggctcagttggttaagcgactgcctttggttcaggccatgaacCCGGAGTCCCAAGATCTAGTCCCACATCtcactccttgctcagtggggagtctgctcctccctctgacccctccctgtcttatgctctctcttcctctccctctctttctcaaataaataaaatctttctaaaaagtttaaaaaaaaaaaaaaaaagatggggcgcctgagtggctcagtgggttaaagcctctgccttcggctcgggtcatgataccagggttctgggatcgagccccacatcgggctctctgctcaggggggacctgcttcctcctctttctctgcctgcctctctgtctactgtgatctctgtcaaataaataaataaagtatttggggggaaaaaaagattaaaaataaataaataaaagaataattgaatCAGGAAAGCTGTGAGAtcctaaaaaaaatcttcatacttCTCAAGGCtcagaatgtgttttttttccccttcctttagGTGCTGCAGAGCTTTAAGATAATGGACTATAGCCTCTTGATGTCAATCCATAACATAGATCATGCACAAAGAGAGCCCTTAGGCAGTGAAGTGCAATCCTCAGCTGACACTCGCAGACCAGCCCCCCAAAAGGCTCTCTATTCCACGGCTATGGAATCTATCCAGGGCGAGGCTCGGCGAGGTGGCACCATGGAGACTGATGACCAGTGAGTGGGCTTAGGGGCAACAGGGTGGAGAACATAGAgtcatggtatttttttcttgaagaaaggATGCAGCTCCTGGAATAAGAATAACCCCGACTCAGCATTTAAGCTGATAGCATTAACACTTACAAAACTGTAGAACTTAAgaatgtaaaaggaaaagaagaggtcTTAAGTTGGGGATCTGTAGTACATCTGGGAAGGAGAGCTATTTAAAGTTAAAACACCTTTCAAGAAGAATATACTCAGAGCCTTAGACACACGTCAGCCTATTCTATTAGAACTTCACCAGAAGTAATTTACTATAGGCCGCTTTATGGAAGGCGCCTTTCTCACCATGATGGATCTATCTATCAAGGAAGTATATTTACTGAAGCATCAGAAATGTCTTGtaagtggttttattttgttttgttttgttttaatatttcatttatttatttgtcagggagagagagagagagagagcacacaagcaggcagagaagagaggctggcagaggcagagagaggcagagagagaagcaggctccctgccgagcaaggagctctatcccaggactctgggatcatgacctgaatggaaggcagtgacttaacccactgagccacccaggcatcccagtggttttatttttaacgtATCCTTTACTGAACCTCAAGAAGAGTGTCCTAGTAGTGTGAGTTAAAATATCAAAGTACTGAGGAAGTGCAGAGTTACCTGAGCGTTTTCAGTGTTGCTGAGTAGGGGTGACTTTAGATTCTCTTTGGTAGAATTGGGGTCGGAGAGCAGACGAGTGAGACTTAGAGAGAAAGAGGTTATAATTCATACTCCAGAGTGGCTCTTGGGGTTGGAGGAAGGTTTTCACTCTTCCCCAGCTTATGAAAGATGGGGCAGTTATGTTTAGGTCTCAGTTCCCTATCCTGATCTGACTCGAGGTGAGGAGAAGCCATCATGTGCCAGGCCAGGggttttcttactgttttcttcttgtcttctgGAACAGTATGGGTGGCATCCCTGCCCGCAACAGTAAAGGGGAAAGGCTGCTGCTTTATATTGGGATCATTGACATTCTCCAGTCTTACAGGTGAGGAGCATATGGATCCCAAATGAGGGGACAGAGTGTTTGCAGATAACCATTCACATTTCTCCTTTAGCTGGGTTTGTCACTAAATTCTTCCTGAAACAGGAACACAGTGGGTTGGATTCTAGTGGCTTACCTCCTTGGGTTTCAGATGGTagtttatttccttgattttgcCTGTCTCCCTGGCTTCGTTACCCTGCCACCATCCAAAACATAACATATACCTCTGTGGAGAACTGAGTCAGTCCTCAGAAGCACCGGGGTAGAACACACCATCTGTCTGGCTCTTTGTGAAAAACTTGTGAGATGAATCATACTCCACATTGGGGTACTGCTGGAAACATGTTCCTCTTTTCCTTGGAGGAAAAACCAGAGGATCACTGTGTCCTGTGCTATTAACCTATGGAACTGAGGCAGTGAAGTGACAAGGAGAATTTGGAAATGCTAGGTCCCAGTGTTACCCCTTTaaacaggtttttatttattattatttttttaatttatttatttgacagacagagatcacaagtaagcagagaggcaggcagagagagagaggagggagcaggctccccgctgagcagagagcccgatgcggggctcgatcccaggaccctgggatcatgacctgagccgaaggcagaggctttaacccactgagccacccaggcgtccctttaaaCAGGTTTCAACTACTAGTGAAGACTGGACAGACCTTGGTTTACTATTTCACAGTATTATCATCCGGTTTTAACTCATGTCTTCCAGGCATGCTCATCTGTCCCTTCACTGTTCCTTTTGTGACAAATGTTCTTATCCCTGACTTGCCAGGGACATACTAAGTTCCCTTTTTCAATAGGGGAGGTAATGAACTTCCTTAGAAACAGCTTTGATCGCTGTCCTGAACAAGTACTACTGTGTCTGTTCTTTGGAAAGCATGTGTAATAGAGGGAGtgctttctcagcttcttttaacttcataaaagagaaaactgtcattcatttaaaaacttgGTGACTGTGCGATACACATTTTTCTTGGCAGGTTTGTTAAGAAGTTGGAGCACTCTTGGAAAGCCCTGGTACACGATGGGGTGAGTAACAGTTTGCTAGTGGCTCTCCTCCTGGCTCCTTCAGTTGTGATTGACGCCCTcgatttcttctttcttacttcATTTGTGGGTTCTGCCCTTCTGTTAGGGTTTCAGCCTAGAGGAAAATAGCCCTTGGACTAAATAGC
Protein-coding regions in this window:
- the PIP5K1A gene encoding phosphatidylinositol 4-phosphate 5-kinase type-1 alpha isoform X2, whose product is MASSSSGPSAAGVSALDPAVSSGASSSASGIKRSVPSEVPYASGMPIKKIGHRGVDSSGETTYKKTTSSALKGAIQLGITHTVGSLSTKPERDVLMQDFYVVESIFFPSEGSNLTPAHHYNDFRFKTYAPVAFRYFRELFGIRPDDYLYSLCSEPLIELCNSGASGSLFYVSSDDEFIIKTVQHKEAEFLQKLLPGYYMNLNQNPRTLLPKFYGLYCVQAGGKNIRIVVMNNLLPRSVKMHMKYDLKGSTYKRRASQKEREKPLPTFKDLDFLQDIPDGLFLDADMYSALCKTLQRDCLVLQSFKIMDYSLLMSIHNIDHAQREPLGSEVQSSADTRRPAPQKALYSTAMESIQGEARRGGTMETDDHMGGIPARNSKGERLLLYIGIIDILQSYRFVKKLEHSWKALVHDGDTVSVHRPGFYAERFQRFMCNTVFKKIPLKPSPSKKFRSGSSFSRRAGPSGNSCITYQTSVSGEHKAQVTTKAEVEPGVHFGRPDVLPQTPPLEKISEVSTLPDPYFSPVVGETLQMQTTSPLGKA
- the PIP5K1A gene encoding phosphatidylinositol 4-phosphate 5-kinase type-1 alpha isoform X3 — protein: MASSSSGPSAAGVSALDPAVSSGASSSASGIKRSVPSEVPYASGMPIKKIGHRGVDSSGETTYKKTTSSALKGAIQLGITHTVGSLSTKPERDVLMQDFYVVESIFFPSEGSNLTPAHHYNDFRFKTYAPVAFRYFRELFGIRPDDYLYSLCSEPLIELCNSGASGSLFYVSSDDEFIIKTVQHKEAEFLQKLLPGYYMNLNQNPRTLLPKFYGLYCVQAGGKNIRIVVMNNLLPRSVKMHMKYDLKGSTYKRRASQKEREKPLPTFKDLDFLQDIPDGLFLDADMYSALCKTLQRDCLVLQSFKIMDYSLLMSIHNIDHAQREPLGSEVQSSADTRRPAPQKALYSTAMESIQGEARRGGTMETDDHMGGIPARNSKGERLLLYIGIIDILQSYRFVKKLEHSWKALVHDGDTVSVHRPGFYAERFQRFMCNTVFKKIPRVHFGRPDVLPQTPPLEKISEVSTLPDPYFSPVVGETLQMQTTSEQKNSEDLEQDSASLVIPRSQPLPQQC
- the PIP5K1A gene encoding phosphatidylinositol 4-phosphate 5-kinase type-1 alpha isoform X1; translated protein: MASSSSGPSAAGVSALDPAVSSGASSSASGIKRSVPSEVPYASGMPIKKIGHRGVDSSGETTYKKTTSSALKGAIQLGITHTVGSLSTKPERDVLMQDFYVVESIFFPSEGSNLTPAHHYNDFRFKTYAPVAFRYFRELFGIRPDDYLYSLCSEPLIELCNSGASGSLFYVSSDDEFIIKTVQHKEAEFLQKLLPGYYMNLNQNPRTLLPKFYGLYCVQAGGKNIRIVVMNNLLPRSVKMHMKYDLKGSTYKRRASQKEREKPLPTFKDLDFLQDIPDGLFLDADMYSALCKTLQRDCLVLQSFKIMDYSLLMSIHNIDHAQREPLGSEVQSSADTRRPAPQKALYSTAMESIQGEARRGGTMETDDHMGGIPARNSKGERLLLYIGIIDILQSYRFVKKLEHSWKALVHDGDTVSVHRPGFYAERFQRFMCNTVFKKIPLKPSPSKKFRSGSSFSRRAGPSGNSCITYQTSVSGEHKAQVTTKAEVEPGVHFGRPDVLPQTPPLEKISEVSTLPDPYFSPVVGETLQMQTTSSALLEKPEVAESEFTH
- the PIP5K1A gene encoding phosphatidylinositol 4-phosphate 5-kinase type-1 alpha isoform X5 — translated: MASSSSGPSAAGVSALDPAVSSGASSSASGIKRSVPSEVPYASGMPIKKIGHRGVDSSGETTYKKTTSSALKGAIQLGITHTVGSLSTKPERDVLMQDFYVVESIFFPSEGSNLTPAHHYNDFRFKTYAPVAFRYFRELFGIRPDDYLYSLCSEPLIELCNSGASGSLFYVSSDDEFIIKTVQHKEAEFLQKLLPGYYMNLNQNPRTLLPKFYGLYCVQAGGKNIRIVVMNNLLPRSVKMHMKYDLKGSTYKRRASQKEREKPLPTFKDLDFLQDIPDGLFLDADMYSALCKTLQRDCLVLQSFKIMDYSLLMSIHNIDHAQREPLGSEVQSSADTRRPAPQKALYSTAMESIQGEARRGGTMETDDHMGGIPARNSKGERLLLYIGIIDILQSYRFVKKLEHSWKALVHDGDTVSVHRPGFYAERFQRFMCNTVFKKIPLQPSWKSLKLQSQSSPIEQKNSEDLEQDSASLVIPRSQPLPQQC